One Desulfonatronum sp. SC1 genomic window, ATGACGGGTTCCAGCACATGGCCGTGGCCAGGGACGTGAATCTGGCCCTGCTGACCCTCCAGGACCTGGAAACCGACTGGAACAGAGTCGTCCCCAGCGGCCCCTGGCGCGAAGGTCCGTCCGCCCTGTCCCGGGCGGACGCCTTTCTGATCAAGCTTCCGGACCTGGACATGGCGAACGCCGATCTCCGGGAGCGAATCAATCAACGGCTGGGAACGTACGAAAAACCGATCTTTTTCTTCACCCCACAGCCCCTGCGCCTGACCAACATTCGCACCGGGGAAGCCCGAAGCTGCCTGCCCGACCAGGCCGGACAGCGCTACCTCCTGTTCAGCGGCGTGGCCGACCCGTTGTCCGTGGAGCACACGGCTTCAAGCTTCTTGGGCCGCAAGCCGGTCCGCTTCGACGCTTTCGCGGATCACCACTCCTTTTCCAGCGCAAACGTCGCCCGGCTGATCCAAAAGGCCAAGGCCGCGAACACGGACCACTTGGTCTGCACGGCCAAGGACGCCGTCAAGGTCCGGAACGTTCTGGCCCAAGACCAGGGACAAGACCAGAAACAGCACTGGTGGAGCCTGGATATGTCGGTCCGGTTCGCGCCGTTCTCAACCGGCGCTCCCCGATTCGAAGATTGGCTGGAACGCCGACTGAGCCCGGCATGATGGTCCGCCCATGCGTCTGAGCCCTTTGAATCAACGCCGCTGGGCCAATTTCCGGAAGAACCGGCGTGGGTATTGGTCGCTGTGGATCTTCCTGGCCCTGTTTCTGGCCACCCTGGGCGCGGAATTCATTGCCAACGAAAAACCGCTATTGATCCGCTACGACGACCAGTGGTTCTTCCCCATCTTCCAGGTCTATCCGGAAACCGCCTTTGGCGGGGACTTCCCCACAGAGGCCTACTACCGCGACCCCTTCGTGGCGGACCTGATCCGGGAAGAAGGCTGGATGCTCTGGCCGCCCATCGCCTACAGCCACCAGACCGTGAACTTCAACCTGGACGTTCCGGCACCCTCCCCGCCCACCTGGGAAAACTGGCTCGGCACCGACGACCAGGGCCGCGACGTGTTGGCCCGGGTCATCTACGGGTTCCGGATTTCCGTGCTTTTCGGCCTGACCCTGACCCTGTCCAGTACGATCATCGGCATTGCCGCCGGGGCGGTCCAGGGGTACTTCGGCGGCTGGACCGACCTGCTTTTCCAGCGCTTCATGGAAATCTGGTCCGGCCTGCCCCTGCTCTACCTGATCATCATTCTCTCGGCCCTGATCGAACCCAATTTCTGGTGGCTTTTGCTGATCATGCTGCTCTTTTCCTGGATGGCCCTGGTGGGCGTGGTCCGGGCGGAATTCTTGCGCACCCGCAATTTCGACTATGTCCGGGCGGCCCGGGCCCTGGGCGTGGGCAACCTGACCATCATGTTCCGGCACATCCTGCCCAACGCCATGGTCGCCACCCTGACCTTCCTACCCTTCATCCTCAACGGCTCCATCACCACGTTGACCTCCCTGGACTTTCTCGGCTTCGGTCTGCCGCCCGGCTCGCCATCCCTGGGAGAACTATTGGCCCAAGGCAAGGCCAACCTCCACGCCCCCTGGCTGGGCATCACCGCCTTCATGGTCCTGGCCGTGATGCTCAGCCTGCTGATCTTCATCGGCGAGGCGGCCAGGGACGCTTTTGATCCGAGGAAGAAGACGGTATAAATAATGTCTGCTCTTCCTTTTGTATTCCGTATCTCCTGGGCGGACACGTA contains:
- a CDS encoding ABC transporter permease; translated protein: MRLSPLNQRRWANFRKNRRGYWSLWIFLALFLATLGAEFIANEKPLLIRYDDQWFFPIFQVYPETAFGGDFPTEAYYRDPFVADLIREEGWMLWPPIAYSHQTVNFNLDVPAPSPPTWENWLGTDDQGRDVLARVIYGFRISVLFGLTLTLSSTIIGIAAGAVQGYFGGWTDLLFQRFMEIWSGLPLLYLIIILSALIEPNFWWLLLIMLLFSWMALVGVVRAEFLRTRNFDYVRAARALGVGNLTIMFRHILPNAMVATLTFLPFILNGSITTLTSLDFLGFGLPPGSPSLGELLAQGKANLHAPWLGITAFMVLAVMLSLLIFIGEAARDAFDPRKKTV
- the lpxK gene encoding tetraacyldisaccharide 4'-kinase — encoded protein: MRLLSPPAALYSALMSLRAAAYARGVLPAWRPPKPCVSVGNIRWGGTGKTPVCSWLLDWAAERNKQCVLLTRGYRAHPSRLPFLVEPDASPHEAGDEPLLLARANPAAKIVVDPQRARAGKWAVATWQPDLFLLDDGFQHMAVARDVNLALLTLQDLETDWNRVVPSGPWREGPSALSRADAFLIKLPDLDMANADLRERINQRLGTYEKPIFFFTPQPLRLTNIRTGEARSCLPDQAGQRYLLFSGVADPLSVEHTASSFLGRKPVRFDAFADHHSFSSANVARLIQKAKAANTDHLVCTAKDAVKVRNVLAQDQGQDQKQHWWSLDMSVRFAPFSTGAPRFEDWLERRLSPA